The DNA segment gttcgtGTTAGGGTTGTGATCTCAGTGCTGTATCTGCATATTTAATCCCTTTTTATGTCATTTCAATAAAGACTGGTTGTTGTTCTGGTGAAAGAATATGTTTAGAATTTTGATTTTGGTTACAGGTATGAGAAGGTGTGAATAGTGGAGGATTGATGTATAGAGAGTGATTTGAAGAAAATAGGGAATGAAAATATGTGAATTTTAATACAATGTTTTGTTTTATTGAATTAACAAAGGTTcgcattttcttcttttagtcaATTTTCAAGATAATAGAAATTTAATATacattcaaaaataaatttaaatgagttaaaattgaaaaacaaaaaattaaaatgtagaaaataattaaaaataaatattattttatttgatatgtgaGTTGTAATGTGAAAATGTGTGAGAATATGTTCTCTTTCTTCCTTActtaaaataaggaattaagaaaaaaaaaagtgaaaaataatataaaaactgtacattaatattaatttaaaaaataattttattttttcaataattcatatgaaataacaaaatacttcagtattaataaaataaaatatattaaataaaggtagaatcgaaagaaagtaaaaaaaaaacgattataatagaaaatcctatttatatattatatataggtatagatagaTGGATGcaaattttactttataaattaattttataatattaaattatatttaaagttgACTTATATAATAGATTAATAAATTCTCTCTTTATCATTAAAATCGAATACATAATATATAGTAAACAACATTTTGTATGCTAATGGATAAGTATTCCTTTACGATGAAAGATCAAAcgcatataatatatattagatAAACTTTAAACtccaaattataaattataaatcttaAACTCATTTGGTTATACTAGAAGagtatgttatttttaatttaatattaaaattgtcgTTAtggtatatttaaaatataaatgtttttattgcaaaaaagtaattaagaaaatataaataaattattttctaaaagtattatttattaatttctaataATATTCTATAAAGAAAATCTAAATAAAGAAAagtatttaaaaactaaatatttaatataagtaaattaataatttatccAACAATCCTCACAAATCGATCATTTTCTCTTTGTCtcacatttttttctctttttttctccaCAAAACATCATAAGTTTTTTCAAATCACTTAAACTAAGTAATGAGAATATCATAAGTCATTTCAAATCAATCCCCTGAATTACTCTTAAATAATAAATCATTCCAACCAAACAAATGAATTGCTAATTTAAATTTCTTTGCTATTTTTATAACGTCTTTTTAAAACTGAACGGGTAACACCCAATATTTGTAAAAGTTGagcagttttatattttttattataaaatatttaaaactgaaaaataaaaatattaactcaaaaattatatttgaattgtTATATATGGTTTTGTAAATAACGGTATTGAAAGATAAATAGTATTGTCCtatttcatttttgtttataaGGAAAAAAGCTAtaactttaatataattttttttattttattaattaatgtttGAGATTGTTCAACCTTTAAGAATTATCAAGTGTATttattaagtaaaaataatattaatatatacaattaatttttttcttttgatgtgtgttttttattttgtaaatttaattttttaatgattccttccatattaataataatgtttctTGTAATAAACacacataattattattaaattgtaCTCAATTgtcttaaatattaatattaatgaagTTGTgacaaaattaacataattaaaattgttgtaatatttatccttattaatatttaataattttcaacgTTCTTTTAGTTATTATATAGATTAATGATgaaatttaatcattttataCTACACGACCGTTTAgaagttatttatattattcatgtACATACATTAATTTTAAACCACATCCAATGAATATACCTCTGTTACAAACTAGTATTTCAAAATAACaagattttatataaaaaaaatgtattcttAATAAGAATTTCTCATAATTCTTTGAAAATATTCCTTAAGAAGTGTGCAGAATTTTATattcactataaaaaaattatttttaataaatattatatgttccgacctcaagtcgTTGGGCAACATCGCTATGATCAATCACCGCATTCGAGGTATTATCCGCTTTGGAGGTTGGTGCTCCGTCACAGTTTTGTCCTGAAAAGGCGCCTTGAAGGGAggagggagtatataaactgcTATTGGCCTCGATTCCTGAGCGATGTGTGACTGTATTGGCATACGGGAACAAGCCCCAGTCGAGGTCAAAGGGGAGTGGATCCCCTAGTTGAGGGGCAAAGGAGCCTCTcggaccccacggtgggcgccaattgtacctgtatggatattGGAGGCTGAGTAATGTTGATCCACGTCGATACACGATGTTTATTTCACTCTTGGTTGTCCTATTCTTCAAGTATCCTTTCCTCTTCGCGTGCCTCGGTCGGCCGGTGGGATACCTGCGAttgcgattgcactccgacgctaaGTCAACGATGATAATATTAGAAAAACGTACATTTTCCCCCTTTCAGAAGTCCCTCTAGTAGGTTGACTTGGGCCTTGGCCATGTGGGCCAAGCAACTGATGGCGAGAGACATGCTTAGTGATCTCTGGGTCGTACGTGGTGATTTTCTGAAATCTAGAAAATATTCCAGAGAGAACGTGTTTGACTTAATCAACGGAAAGAACGTCCGATGCtacattatatataatatttggagtttaatccctattaaatgtgtttttttatttatttttttggaaaGAACGAGCGTTGTCAATAGACTATTGACGATTTTgagtaatttttaaaagattaattttttgTAATGGTTTTATAAATTCCATTATTTTTAGGAGTTTTTTAAATCCCAATATTACGaacagttttttaaaataatcaatgaAATAatgataacattttttaatcaataaaaacattttattattgtttaaaggagttattttaagataataatCTTAGATGCCACTAAATTTTGAGTTTATCATCTTAACGATATTTATCAAGATGTTATAATCAACTTTAATTAACCcaattttaagaattaaaaaaatattttgttcattaaaataataagtttactatatataatatatttttttattgaattaaaattgaGTATAGGTTCTTAATGTTGAtgtaacataataaaaattacatattaaattttttgatgCATGAAGCAATACATGTGGTACACTTGGACCGTTGTGATCCTCACATTGCCAACTCATTACTTGAAAAAGTCTTACGCACTTTTACTCAACTGATAAAGAATGttgataatttatattaatatatatatatatatataaatttaatcataTCCTTAATATGAAATTGAATATCTCGAGAGTGTGAAAGTAAATTTATAAGTATCATGTAACAACctaataattaaagaaaatttagatgttaattagatataatttaaaaatgatttaataataataaaaattaatttagaaataatattttttttttagtttttaaaatagtttctagtttataatttaattattttttatttttaaaattggttaataaagttataatatatatatatatatatatttgtttgttttgtgacCGTTTCATTGTGGTCAAAGACTTACCTAACACAATAAAAAACGTTACTCTTAAATATCAAAGGAGAGGTACAAATATCAATGAATGaatgatattaatttttttctttagttttaaaAGTTGAATGAGTTGTTTTCAATATCAAAGATGAGACCTTACCTAACACAATAAAAAACGTTACTCTTAAATATCAAAGGAGAGCTACAAATATCAATGAATGAATgacattaatatttttctttagttttaaaACTTGAATGAgttgttttattaaatattctgattgacatttttattttttctgaaaaTGAGGAAGGTTTATTACGTTAACaccatattattatatttttttaatctcaaaaGTCAACGAAATATTAGAaaagaatcaattaaaaaaatttattcttttgcagaacaaaaaaaaaacctatgAAACTCCTCCACACCATATtactatattataaatataaaaaacctCTCACAAATGTGCATTCTGGAATTCTTTATCTTGAGAGATTCATCTCTAAAGAAAAAAGGTTGAGAAAGGTGCAGCAACAATGTCTCCATTCTGTAGAAACTTTTCCATGGCATGGGTGCTTATGGCATTTGTGTGGTTTGCAAACAATGCTATGCCCACAAATGGATCCACTGTTGGGGTAAAAAACATGTTGGGTGGTAAATTGATGCTGAACGTTTTGTGTCCCCATATTGATAAGCAACACATTCTCCCGAATGGTGGTTCATTTGAGTGGAAGTACAATGGTGGTGCTCCACCAATAGGACAATCACCATTCATGTGTTTCTTTCGGTGGAATAATGTTCATCACTCCCTTGATCTGTGTTCACCAAGCAAGTATACTGGGTGTGAAAATGCCATTTGGGAAATCAAAGAAAAGCAATTTTGTAGGTACAGAGGTGGacctattaattatttttgctATAACTGGGATGATTAGTTATATACATTATTATCATGTTTCATCTCAATAAAAAATGACTTTAGAGTGATTCTTGTTTGCTCAACATTCTTACATATTTCTCATTTCTTTCAAAGTTTTTCGTAATTATTATTCGTTTTGAAAATTAGTATTCCGTcacagttttatttttaaaaaagttatttttaaaaaaggttATGTGGATTAAAAGAGAGATAAATATGTAAACAGTCACGAACCTCAATGTCGGAATTATGTAAGACTATATTGATCAAGAATATATGTTTAAACTCATTCATTTAAAGATTATATCTCCATTTATGATTATGCAAATGCTAACCAGGATTTCAGCATAAAAATGCAATTAGTTATTTTTTCCattgaagattaaaaaaaagttataattaaaaagtatcATTAAATCACTTATATGTTGTTTCTTAATATATTCTTATTGTtaataccaatatttttttatattttgaatccTTTAATTAAGGTTATTACTATTTTTTCCATATCTTCattaaaatttatcaatttttgtaACACTTCAGAattaaaatttatcaatttttgtaACACTTCagaaaatacatctaactattacaatacaaattTTACCAATTTCTATACATacttcaagttttttttttcttcaaaatatttctattacaaGTTTATGACttataaaaacacaattaacAATATAAGGTTCAAAACTATATCTTAAAGCCCTCGCACTCTCCGACACCTGTATGATCATCGGTTGGTATATGAGGTACAATCATCGCAGCTCACAACACAAACAAGGAtaagctaatgaaaagaaatttcataatatatttaattcatgcaaaaagaaccaatcaaagtaatcatttataaacatttatttaaatgttgtcgtataaaatttcaatatcaatttcatcattcatataaacCATACATgcatctattttcaatcacaatcattggatttcatttcaatcccacttcTTCTTCTAgaaaactcattaagtatgcccctaccagagaTTAACAtttgatccaaagattactagTGAATCCAAGAGAAAAGATCacggtaagttcaaacatccaataccgagtgtctacagTGGGACCCGATGTGTATGAATTCTCTCTCAACTTCTCACCACTTGATATTTTATTctatatgacttagatcatcaatgaagctagaggatctccgttaaacatatgtttttcatacttaatgccATCAAACAATAACTCacacattatcccaaatgtatgacaccaatttcatacaattttcatcattcatatataatacatatcattcaatcacataacatttaaaaattcataccattcaagaacttttccaacatcaaaaacaatatttaacttttagactatcaaaatataatatttatacatgttcacacaatataaaatcaaacaattttatcaactaacatccctgcaaaagaaattgaaacttgGGATCATGTCCCCtccacattcagatcttctagcctagggtactattgaaagttaaagttagtttcccttacctgaaattcCACTGATAGAAATTCTACCTCAAACTAGAGAATTACTCCAAAATTTAGGAACCTATAGTAAGTTATCcaaatattacaaaattttaGTATATGGTAAAACAAGTTGAGATGAACACATTTCTCAATTGTCCACatcaagattgatgactaaatcatagagaaaaatagagaataagAGATCTTTAgggtaaaaatgaacttactctatttgaaaatctgatcgggtagaaatgtacCATAACTCCACAGCTACAACATGGCATGATCAGATATTGAAATAGAAGAGTTAAgagaaagaaattgaaaagagaaAGGAGGGggagagagaagggagagaaaaatGATGAAAGAGTGAATGGGGTTATGGTTccttgttctttatttttttacggggttacaattttttattttttatttaaataatatttcaattataaaaaaatataaaagagttatttaaatattaaatcattGTTAACCTTTATTGTCTTTGTGGGGGTGTCTAAGGAGACAACAAGTCATCATTTTGTTGGCTGCAGAGTATCCTGGCTTGTGTGGAATCTTTGTTTCGCTTGGTTATGAGTGAGTTCAGTAGACCATCTTGATCCTGGTTTgcattttatacattttaagtTATTCGATGCGCTTACGTCGGTTAATCTTATCTTGGAAAGTATTTGGATTGCGATGGTAAGTGAGATTTGGAGGCATAAAAACTATTGTATCTTTAAAGGTGGAGTGGTTGACCATTTTGAAATTTTCTCATCGACTTGATTAAAGGTTTGGACTTGGGTATCTTCTAAAGTTCCTTCGGCATGCTTCTCCTTCTCTGATTGGTGCCTTGAACCCCTGATATGTA comes from the Phaseolus vulgaris cultivar G19833 chromosome 8, P. vulgaris v2.0, whole genome shotgun sequence genome and includes:
- the LOC137823599 gene encoding uncharacterized protein, whose protein sequence is MSPFCRNFSMAWVLMAFVWFANNAMPTNGSTVGVKNMLGGKLMLNVLCPHIDKQHILPNGGSFEWKYNGGAPPIGQSPFMCFFRWNNVHHSLDLCSPSKYTGCENAIWEIKEKQFCRYRGGPINYFCYNWDD